In Pseudoalteromonas carrageenovora IAM 12662, the following proteins share a genomic window:
- a CDS encoding YnfA family protein, protein MFEVKTIALFIITALAEIIGCYLPYLWLKEDKSILLLIPAAISLALFAWLLTLHPVAAGRVYAAYGGVYVCVALLWLWVVDGVKLTVWDVVGAAVALLGMAIIIFAPKSA, encoded by the coding sequence ATGTTTGAAGTAAAAACTATCGCGCTATTTATTATTACTGCTCTTGCTGAAATTATTGGCTGTTATTTACCCTACCTGTGGCTCAAAGAAGATAAATCCATATTACTTTTGATACCAGCTGCAATCAGTTTGGCATTATTTGCTTGGTTGTTAACTTTACACCCTGTGGCAGCGGGGCGTGTTTATGCCGCGTATGGCGGTGTTTATGTCTGCGTGGCATTGCTCTGGTTATGGGTAGTTGATGGCGTAAAGCTTACAGTATGGGATGTAGTGGGCGCAGCAGTTGCCTTACTGGGTATGGCTATTATTATTTTTGCTCCTAAGAGCGCATAA
- the speB gene encoding agmatinase → MSSLFGHVDHSLYSNGMTFLRRPMVQNINAIDADVVVLGLPFDLATSGRPGARLGPDAIRRASVHLAWEGTKYPWTFPLFERLTVADAGDFTYPVGDPEYFTAQLEMAAEQILRQGATLLGLGGDHFVTLPLLRAHAKIHGKMALVHFDAHTDTYSNGSRFDHGTMFYHAPMEGLIDVEHSIQIGIRTDFDQSKHEFAVIDAMQANDLHANDIAGQIRERVGNLPVYLTFDIDCLDPAFAPGTGTPVCGGLTSDKVLKILRALKGINMVGMDVVEVSPSYDQSELTAIAAATIASELLHLWTHKNKY, encoded by the coding sequence ATGTCTAGCTTGTTTGGTCATGTTGACCACTCATTGTATTCAAACGGGATGACGTTTTTACGTCGTCCTATGGTGCAAAATATTAATGCCATTGATGCAGATGTCGTTGTACTAGGCTTACCGTTTGACTTAGCAACATCGGGCCGTCCCGGTGCTCGCTTAGGGCCAGATGCCATTCGCAGAGCGTCGGTACATTTAGCCTGGGAAGGCACTAAATACCCGTGGACATTTCCTTTGTTTGAGCGTTTAACGGTTGCAGATGCAGGGGACTTTACTTACCCGGTAGGCGATCCTGAGTATTTTACTGCACAGCTAGAAATGGCCGCAGAGCAAATACTTCGCCAAGGTGCAACGCTGTTAGGCCTTGGTGGCGATCACTTTGTAACGCTTCCTCTACTGCGGGCACATGCAAAGATACATGGCAAAATGGCACTGGTTCATTTTGATGCGCACACCGATACATACAGCAATGGCTCTCGTTTTGATCACGGCACTATGTTTTATCATGCGCCTATGGAAGGGCTGATTGATGTAGAACACAGTATACAAATTGGTATTCGCACCGACTTTGACCAATCAAAGCATGAGTTTGCAGTGATTGATGCAATGCAAGCTAACGACTTGCATGCCAATGACATTGCAGGGCAAATACGTGAGCGAGTAGGCAACTTACCCGTTTACCTAACGTTTGATATAGATTGTTTAGACCCTGCATTTGCACCAGGTACAGGCACTCCCGTGTGCGGTGGTTTAACGTCAGATAAAGTGCTTAAAATACTGCGCGCGCTAAAAGGCATAAATATGGTGGGTATGGATGTGGTAGAGGTATCACCGTCGTACGACCAAAGCGAGCTTACCGCTATTGCCGCAGCAACCATTGCGAGCGAGTTATTGCATTTGTGGACACATAAAAATAAGTATTAA
- a CDS encoding YjgN family protein gives MESIHPTPPEANPSANEPAPLIFSGKVQFSGKGGEFFGIWIVNILLSVLTLGIYSAWAKVRTMRYFYGHTRIDGHSFDYLATPMQILKGRILAVIVFLIYTFGSSFFPIIGLLFAVAFIFLMPWVINQGLRFNMRMTRHRNVRFSFKGNYGEAFVNFILLPVASIFTLYLLMPYVLKRIDSYIHSNISYGDTPLTVNLKGETYYLTALICFVVSSITMVIFMAILGLFGLDLLNVENQQNMQDPAAMTLMFGALMVAYVFMIAIVTAVWAAAIRNHIFDNSQFEDVASFKSQLKPIPFAILLLTNMLAIVFSLGLAYPWTKVRTSRMLAEVTTVNIYPNALNLVDTAQQEQSSFAEEAANVFDIDLSLT, from the coding sequence ATGGAATCAATACACCCTACTCCCCCAGAAGCAAACCCATCAGCAAACGAGCCAGCCCCCCTTATTTTTAGCGGTAAAGTTCAGTTTAGCGGCAAAGGCGGTGAGTTTTTTGGTATTTGGATAGTCAATATTTTACTCAGTGTACTTACTTTAGGTATTTACTCTGCATGGGCAAAGGTGCGCACAATGCGTTACTTTTATGGCCACACTCGCATAGACGGACACAGCTTTGACTACTTAGCCACCCCGATGCAAATTTTAAAAGGCCGTATTTTAGCTGTTATTGTATTTTTAATTTACACCTTTGGGAGCAGCTTTTTCCCTATTATAGGCTTACTCTTTGCGGTTGCTTTTATCTTTTTAATGCCGTGGGTTATTAACCAAGGCCTGCGCTTTAATATGCGTATGACCCGTCATCGTAATGTGCGTTTTTCGTTTAAAGGCAATTACGGCGAAGCCTTTGTTAACTTTATACTGTTACCTGTAGCCAGTATTTTTACGCTTTATTTATTGATGCCTTATGTTTTAAAACGTATCGACAGTTACATACATAGCAATATTAGTTACGGCGATACGCCATTAACAGTTAACCTAAAAGGTGAAACATACTACTTAACAGCGCTTATTTGTTTTGTGGTGAGCTCTATCACTATGGTGATTTTTATGGCTATTTTAGGCTTGTTTGGGCTTGATTTGCTCAATGTAGAAAATCAACAAAACATGCAAGACCCTGCTGCCATGACACTCATGTTTGGTGCACTAATGGTCGCTTACGTATTTATGATTGCGATAGTAACCGCTGTTTGGGCTGCGGCTATTCGTAATCATATTTTTGATAACAGCCAATTTGAAGACGTAGCGTCATTTAAATCACAGCTTAAGCCTATTCCTTTTGCCATATTACTATTAACAAATATGCTGGCCATTGTGTTCTCCTTAGGACTTGCATACCCGTGGACCAAAGTGCGTACATCTAGAATGCTTGCCGAGGTTACAACCGTTAATATTTACCCAAATGCACTAAATTTAGTAGATACTGCGCAGCAAGAGCAGTCATCGTTTGCTGAAGAAGCAGCCAATGTATTTGATATCGATTTATCGCTAACCTAA
- a CDS encoding GNAT family N-acetyltransferase, protein MQLVDLNPSDPDVVNVFDDIDRLINSLYPVATAQSLELEELTLPNVYAIGLKTDEGIIACGAIVEKFDTQPYGEIRRLYVKPSHRGKGLSRRIMQILLHQAGEKKIPLIRLETGPKQTQSINLYENLGFKRCGSFGSYVDNPQSVFMELGLNQ, encoded by the coding sequence ATGCAGTTAGTCGATTTGAATCCAAGTGATCCCGATGTAGTTAACGTATTTGACGATATAGACCGACTTATAAATTCTTTATACCCTGTTGCAACAGCGCAGTCTCTTGAGTTAGAAGAGTTAACTTTACCCAATGTATATGCAATAGGCTTAAAAACCGATGAAGGTATTATTGCCTGCGGTGCTATTGTCGAAAAGTTTGATACCCAACCTTATGGTGAAATTAGGCGCTTATATGTAAAACCAAGCCACCGTGGTAAAGGGCTATCAAGACGTATTATGCAAATTTTATTGCATCAGGCGGGCGAGAAAAAAATACCACTAATTCGTTTAGAAACAGGCCCTAAACAAACTCAATCAATCAATTTATATGAAAATTTAGGCTTTAAACGTTGCGGTAGCTTTGGCTCATATGTCGATAACCCGCAAAGTGTATTTATGGAATTAGGGCTTAATCAATAA
- a CDS encoding M48 family metallopeptidase, producing MHVQGHYFPKASSNYQQGVANIRDTLVEISHDDQLISSYAISDITLTSGLAGLADELRFDDGSRFIPSDVNYRWPFKTDKHDLLERLEKSKWAILAAIIFTPLFMWLMLYKVVPAIAVYSVDTLPRSVVEQMGEQSFTLIEKLALDESELPIDQQAKVQQHFNTMLNELSLEPSVYRLSFYKSESFGANAFAMPHGRIVVTDELANLLADKPDALKAVLLHEIGHVVHQHSVRMTAQSAASTIVLAVIFGDLEGIAEVALGTGATFAQQGFSRDMEREADSYALIQLEHLGYSSNDFADAIQALQSAHTSENEHIEKVNNLLEYLSSHPSAQERIDNARK from the coding sequence ATGCACGTACAGGGACATTACTTCCCCAAAGCATCAAGTAATTATCAACAAGGTGTCGCTAATATTCGCGACACCTTGGTTGAAATTAGCCACGATGACCAGCTTATTTCAAGCTATGCAATAAGCGATATAACACTCACCTCTGGCCTTGCAGGGCTTGCTGATGAACTGCGTTTTGATGATGGTAGCCGCTTCATTCCAAGTGATGTAAATTATCGCTGGCCTTTTAAAACCGATAAGCACGACCTACTAGAGCGCCTTGAAAAAAGTAAATGGGCTATTTTAGCTGCCATTATTTTTACACCGCTGTTTATGTGGCTAATGCTTTATAAAGTAGTACCAGCGATTGCTGTTTACAGTGTTGATACCCTGCCGCGCAGTGTAGTAGAGCAAATGGGTGAGCAAAGTTTTACCTTAATTGAAAAGCTAGCGCTTGATGAAAGTGAGCTGCCTATTGATCAGCAAGCTAAAGTACAGCAACACTTTAATACCATGCTTAATGAACTCTCGCTCGAGCCATCGGTTTATAGATTATCGTTTTATAAATCAGAGAGCTTTGGCGCTAATGCGTTTGCAATGCCCCATGGGCGTATTGTAGTCACTGATGAATTAGCTAATTTACTTGCAGACAAACCAGACGCGTTAAAAGCCGTGTTACTGCACGAAATTGGCCATGTTGTTCACCAACATAGTGTACGTATGACTGCCCAATCGGCAGCCAGTACCATTGTGCTTGCGGTTATATTTGGCGATTTAGAAGGTATAGCAGAAGTGGCTCTTGGCACTGGGGCTACGTTTGCGCAGCAGGGTTTTTCGCGTGATATGGAGCGTGAGGCAGATAGCTATGCCCTCATTCAACTTGAGCATTTAGGTTATTCAAGTAATGATTTTGCCGATGCCATACAAGCCCTACAAAGCGCGCATACGAGCGAAAACGAGCATATTGAAAAGGTAAATAATTTACTCGAATATTTATCAAGCCACCCAAGTGCACAAGAGCGGATTGATAATGCCAGAAAGTAA
- a CDS encoding DUF1656 domain-containing protein, with protein sequence MLQAVVLGGVEFSPLVVYFPIAFVLTAITRFVLHRLDWHDRIWKVAWFEVSLFICYLALTVYLLSGR encoded by the coding sequence ATGTTGCAAGCTGTTGTTTTAGGCGGGGTAGAGTTTAGTCCTTTGGTTGTTTATTTTCCTATAGCGTTTGTTTTAACGGCTATTACACGGTTTGTATTGCATCGCTTAGATTGGCACGACCGTATATGGAAGGTCGCTTGGTTTGAAGTGTCTTTATTTATTTGTTATTTGGCCCTAACCGTTTACTTACTCAGTGGAAGATAA
- a CDS encoding alpha/beta hydrolase, translating to MKQIYFNQSKPPRFAKVTKAATFGLTKTFPKLSARLAIKVFCNPHSRRQYDFRTNIQPINIKLNTQLGAINLYYFSQEGNSKTVFLSHGWADSTNRFTALINELIEKGFNVYSIDHIGHGYSHGKVSHLYGYMQGLTAAFNYFDEQNILIDRVVTHSMGGVALLNLDSSFLNEQKNSDDFCPCANF from the coding sequence ATGAAGCAAATTTATTTTAATCAGAGTAAACCACCCAGGTTTGCTAAAGTCACTAAAGCGGCAACATTTGGTTTAACTAAAACGTTCCCAAAATTGAGTGCTCGCCTTGCCATAAAGGTGTTTTGTAACCCGCATAGCAGGCGCCAATACGACTTTAGAACCAATATTCAACCAATAAATATTAAGCTTAATACTCAATTAGGTGCTATTAATTTGTATTACTTTAGCCAAGAGGGAAACAGTAAAACGGTGTTTCTTTCACACGGCTGGGCAGATAGCACAAACCGCTTTACTGCATTAATAAATGAACTGATAGAAAAAGGCTTTAATGTGTATTCAATCGATCACATTGGCCATGGTTATTCACACGGTAAAGTTTCTCATTTATACGGTTACATGCAGGGCTTAACCGCTGCATTTAATTATTTTGATGAGCAAAATATACTTATAGACAGAGTCGTTACTCACTCTATGGGCGGCGTTGCTTTATTAAATTTAGATAGCTCATTTTTAAATGAACAAAAAAATAGTGATGATTTCTGCCCCTGCGCAAATTTTTGA
- a CDS encoding TetR/AcrR family transcriptional regulator has translation MKKSESTKLYILQKGMAFAAKYGLYSISIGKIAAAANMSRTGVISHFANKEDMQVAILAFTEEEFKKQVVEPSIDKDALVHLNNFQQKWLQWLSFLENCCPDQHTSCPLIKASIEFKADPNCLVRQFMQDQQARMINYLTKLAVNCQEQGYFSNDKEPSIFAYEFYGLYTGHVVQTSLINNPTLAHTYEKVVSGLITRYMCNTNRHKSLINLTN, from the coding sequence ATGAAAAAAAGTGAGAGCACTAAGCTATATATTTTACAAAAAGGAATGGCCTTTGCGGCTAAATACGGCTTATACAGTATATCCATTGGTAAAATAGCAGCCGCGGCAAATATGTCCCGTACGGGAGTGATCTCACATTTTGCTAATAAAGAAGATATGCAAGTTGCTATATTAGCCTTCACAGAGGAAGAATTTAAAAAACAAGTTGTTGAACCATCTATTGATAAAGATGCATTAGTGCACTTGAATAACTTTCAGCAAAAATGGTTACAATGGCTAAGTTTTTTAGAAAACTGCTGCCCTGATCAGCATACAAGTTGCCCACTAATTAAGGCCTCTATTGAATTCAAAGCAGACCCAAATTGTTTAGTAAGGCAATTTATGCAAGATCAGCAAGCCAGAATGATTAATTACCTCACTAAACTTGCAGTTAACTGCCAAGAGCAAGGCTATTTTAGTAACGATAAAGAGCCAAGTATTTTTGCTTATGAGTTTTACGGTTTATACACAGGGCATGTTGTGCAAACAAGCTTAATAAATAACCCTACGCTTGCGCATACTTATGAAAAAGTGGTGAGTGGTTTAATTACTCGATATATGTGTAATACCAATCGGCATAAATCTTTGATCAATTTAACGAATTAA
- a CDS encoding MYG1 family protein, producing the protein MSEITVVTHSGNFHADDVFSIAVLKHVLPSFKLVRTRDKALIESADIVVDVGGEYNPDTGRFDHHQRGGAGERENGTPYSSFGLIWKKYGLALCDNNQAVADRVDSGLVSNIDAIDCGYVKGVVEGITLSQTLSMFNPTWEEEGNFDECFNEAVDFAARLLTRFIASAHGSVNAKAIVAKAIENAEDARVIVLEKYTPWKKTVHILSSDALFMVYPSHSGQWILQTVPVEPGSFEDRKSLPKAWAGLSDEEFQVETGLDDAVFCHNGLFIAGTKSFESTMKLAEVALAE; encoded by the coding sequence ATGAGCGAAATAACAGTAGTAACCCACAGCGGCAATTTTCATGCAGACGATGTGTTTAGTATTGCAGTACTAAAACATGTTTTACCTTCTTTTAAACTGGTACGTACTCGCGATAAAGCATTGATAGAAAGTGCTGATATTGTTGTTGATGTAGGCGGTGAATATAACCCAGATACAGGCCGGTTTGATCATCACCAACGTGGTGGTGCGGGCGAGCGTGAAAACGGTACACCGTATTCGTCATTTGGCTTAATTTGGAAAAAATACGGTTTAGCACTGTGTGATAATAACCAAGCCGTGGCTGATAGAGTCGACTCTGGTTTAGTTTCTAACATTGATGCTATAGATTGTGGCTATGTTAAAGGTGTTGTTGAGGGGATAACCCTTAGCCAAACGCTTTCTATGTTTAACCCAACATGGGAAGAAGAAGGCAACTTTGATGAGTGCTTTAATGAAGCCGTCGATTTTGCAGCACGTTTACTAACACGTTTTATTGCCTCAGCCCATGGTAGTGTAAATGCAAAAGCAATTGTTGCCAAAGCAATTGAAAATGCCGAAGATGCTAGAGTCATCGTACTTGAAAAATATACTCCATGGAAAAAAACAGTCCATATTTTATCAAGTGACGCATTATTCATGGTTTATCCGTCTCATTCAGGGCAGTGGATATTACAAACTGTGCCGGTTGAGCCTGGCTCATTTGAAGATAGAAAGTCACTCCCTAAAGCGTGGGCTGGTTTATCTGATGAAGAGTTTCAAGTTGAAACAGGCTTAGATGACGCTGTATTTTGTCATAACGGTTTATTTATTGCTGGTACTAAGTCGTTCGAAAGTACAATGAAGTTGGCCGAAGTGGCCTTAGCTGAGTGA
- a CDS encoding sensor domain-containing phosphodiesterase, with the protein MNVARLKKLLSHQQVILSKIALGAPLSEVLTEICLAIEEIIDDKTAMCSILSRQGKQLFHFAAPTIPQEYCDLINGVYIGDKVGSCGTAAFTKLRTIVEDIEISPLWDNFKDLALRFDLRSCWSTPVFSTHGELLGTFAIYHGRPKAPTKVDLELIDFFVHFSSIALEKNNELKKTKQLLASLQQSNEKFKAFTKVMPDLILILSEEGVYTDIYGTSNELLLESTSDLIGQNVNNLLPIKDAQMIMAVIKKTLATNEMQIFEYELDVPKGKVVFEGRAAALDDYHTDNPSQRHVVWMARDISIRKKAEQEVHKLAFYDPLTNLPNRRLLGDKLSLCVESIKQSNDIGALLFLDLDNFKRINDSLGHSAGDEVLVELSKRLNTIIKSSDTLARAGGDEFIILLEHVGKNTQQASHECKVLATKIQSVFHEKFEIGELAFQVSCSIGICLIDSVNAQTDNILKFADTAMYRSKNKGGNSSSFYDPALQTLLEKQTELETDIVRAIASNEFCAYFQPQVNQLGKVVGAEALIRWNHPKKGLIAPNEFIPIAEQYGLIQSLQNVVLRDICKLINELKSTNTIDNSFSVSINISQSQFNSSNLKKELFSTIKEFGVEASQIKLEITESMLSSDIEHTIVQMKELISAGFVFSIDDFGTGYSCLTYLSAFPVKELKIDKSFIDKILDQAKGFSIAQTIISLGKSLNLVVVAEGVETAAQYEVLSKMNIDSIQGYLIAKPMPKAHYLKWHNDKSDVHSLIS; encoded by the coding sequence ATGAATGTAGCTCGGCTAAAAAAGCTTTTATCTCACCAACAAGTCATATTATCAAAAATTGCGCTAGGGGCACCTCTAAGTGAAGTACTGACCGAGATTTGTTTAGCGATTGAAGAAATAATCGATGATAAAACGGCTATGTGTTCCATTTTATCGCGACAAGGTAAGCAGCTATTTCATTTTGCAGCTCCTACGATACCCCAAGAATATTGTGATTTAATAAATGGAGTTTATATAGGAGATAAAGTTGGCTCTTGTGGAACTGCAGCATTTACAAAATTACGTACAATTGTGGAAGATATCGAAATTTCTCCACTTTGGGACAATTTTAAAGATCTTGCCTTACGTTTCGATTTACGATCATGTTGGTCAACGCCAGTATTCTCTACTCATGGGGAATTGCTTGGGACTTTCGCTATCTATCATGGAAGGCCTAAAGCTCCTACCAAGGTTGACTTAGAGCTAATTGACTTCTTTGTTCACTTTTCAAGTATTGCGCTTGAAAAAAATAACGAGCTAAAAAAAACTAAGCAACTCCTTGCTAGCTTGCAGCAAAGTAATGAAAAATTTAAAGCTTTTACTAAAGTGATGCCCGATCTTATTTTAATATTAAGTGAGGAAGGTGTTTATACTGATATATACGGTACATCTAATGAGTTATTACTAGAGTCTACAAGCGACCTTATTGGACAAAATGTTAATAATTTATTGCCTATAAAAGACGCTCAAATGATTATGGCAGTTATTAAAAAAACGCTCGCTACTAACGAAATGCAAATTTTTGAATACGAATTAGATGTTCCTAAGGGAAAGGTCGTATTTGAAGGCAGAGCTGCTGCTTTAGATGATTATCACACAGACAATCCATCACAGCGGCATGTAGTGTGGATGGCAAGAGATATATCAATCAGAAAAAAAGCAGAGCAAGAAGTGCATAAACTTGCTTTTTATGACCCACTAACAAATTTACCAAATAGGCGTTTGCTTGGTGATAAATTAAGCCTGTGTGTTGAGAGTATTAAGCAAAGTAATGACATTGGTGCTTTATTATTTTTAGATCTAGATAACTTTAAACGAATTAATGATTCACTTGGGCACAGCGCAGGCGATGAAGTACTTGTAGAGTTATCAAAAAGGTTAAATACAATAATTAAAAGCTCAGATACATTAGCCAGAGCGGGTGGCGATGAGTTTATAATTTTATTAGAGCACGTGGGCAAAAATACGCAGCAAGCGAGTCATGAATGCAAAGTGCTCGCTACAAAAATTCAAAGCGTATTTCATGAAAAATTTGAAATAGGCGAACTTGCTTTTCAAGTAAGTTGTAGCATTGGTATTTGCCTTATTGATAGCGTAAACGCACAAACGGATAATATTTTAAAATTTGCCGATACTGCTATGTATCGCTCTAAAAATAAAGGCGGCAATAGTAGCAGCTTTTACGACCCAGCCTTGCAAACACTGCTTGAAAAACAAACCGAGCTTGAAACCGATATAGTAAGGGCTATTGCGTCTAACGAGTTTTGTGCTTATTTTCAGCCGCAAGTTAATCAATTAGGTAAGGTTGTTGGTGCTGAGGCACTTATTAGGTGGAATCATCCTAAAAAAGGGTTAATAGCACCAAACGAATTTATCCCTATAGCAGAGCAATACGGCCTTATTCAAAGTCTACAAAATGTCGTTCTGCGCGATATTTGTAAGTTAATTAATGAGCTTAAAAGTACTAATACAATCGATAATTCGTTTAGTGTTTCAATAAATATTAGCCAAAGCCAATTTAACTCTTCTAACTTAAAAAAAGAGTTGTTTAGCACTATTAAAGAGTTTGGTGTTGAAGCATCTCAAATTAAATTAGAAATAACAGAATCTATGCTTTCAAGTGATATAGAACACACAATAGTGCAAATGAAAGAGCTAATTTCGGCAGGTTTTGTATTTTCTATTGATGATTTTGGTACTGGTTATTCGTGCTTAACGTACTTAAGCGCATTTCCGGTAAAAGAGTTAAAAATTGATAAAAGTTTCATCGATAAAATATTGGATCAGGCTAAAGGGTTTAGCATAGCGCAAACCATAATTAGTTTAGGTAAAAGCCTAAATTTAGTTGTCGTTGCCGAAGGCGTCGAAACAGCAGCGCAATACGAAGTACTTAGCAAAATGAATATTGATTCAATCCAAGGTTATTTAATTGCAAAACCGATGCCTAAAGCACACTATTTAAAATGGCATAATGATAAAAGTGATGTTCATAGTTTAATTTCGTAA
- a CDS encoding DoxX-like family protein: MVQIVIWVSIIHGFFPKLYHIAPLEKLMTGSAGFSAEVSELITRSAGVGEIIFGVCLFVFYKNKHIVILNILALVGLLLAVVVMQPPLLIEAFNPVTTNLPLIGLSVIWLKEINQHL, translated from the coding sequence ATTGTTCAAATAGTTATTTGGGTTAGTATCATTCACGGCTTTTTTCCAAAGCTTTATCATATTGCACCGCTTGAAAAGCTGATGACAGGCAGTGCTGGTTTTTCAGCCGAAGTGTCTGAATTAATTACACGTTCAGCGGGTGTTGGCGAAATTATATTTGGCGTGTGTTTATTTGTGTTTTATAAAAATAAGCACATCGTGATCTTAAATATATTAGCGCTTGTAGGGCTTTTGTTAGCGGTTGTAGTAATGCAGCCACCATTACTCATTGAAGCATTTAACCCAGTAACTACTAACCTGCCGCTTATTGGGCTAAGCGTTATTTGGTTAAAAGAAATTAATCAACATCTCTAA
- the speA gene encoding biosynthetic arginine decarboxylase, with the protein MKETTSLEQARTSYNVRHWSQGFFGINDQGDVYVAPKAHAPEQTIALTDIAKQLQEKGLSLPALVRFPQILHHRVHSLCGAFNTAIENYGYPKDYLLVYPIKVNQQREVVEEIVASQAELEKKQLGLEAGSKPELLTVLAMAEKTSAVIVCNGYKDKEYVRLALIGEKLGHKVYIVLEKLSELDMVLSQAKALNVKPRIGIRVRLASQGKGKWQASGGEKSKFGLSASQVLHVVNRLKDAGQLDLMQLVHFHLGSQMANIRDVRLGVSEAARFYCELRKLGASIECLDVGGGLAIDYDGTRSQSHNSMNYSLAEYANNIVYTIGDTCKQYEQPMPTIISESGRALTAHHAVLISNVIGTESYIPEQLKAPATDAPLLLNNMWASFVQLTDLTDDRALIEIYHDSQGDLAEAHNQFALGLLDLTQRAWAEQVNLRICYELNKHMDNKNRFHRPIIDELNARLADKFFVNFSLFQSLPDAWGIDQVFPVLPLSGLTEAPKKRAVLLDITCDSDGALEHYVDGQGIESTLPVPEYSADKPYLMGFFLVGAYQEILGDMHNLFGDTHSAIINMDEQGVASISEINQGDTVADMMRYVHLDVESFQQSYAQLVSAKIDKNEQQSVLDELQNGLNGYTYLEEL; encoded by the coding sequence ATGAAAGAGACAACATCACTAGAACAAGCTCGCACGAGTTACAATGTTCGTCATTGGAGCCAAGGTTTTTTTGGTATTAATGATCAAGGTGATGTGTATGTTGCGCCAAAGGCTCACGCCCCAGAGCAAACTATTGCATTAACAGATATCGCAAAACAACTTCAAGAAAAAGGCTTAAGCTTACCGGCTTTAGTGCGCTTTCCACAAATTTTACATCATCGTGTGCACAGTTTATGTGGCGCGTTTAATACCGCGATTGAAAACTATGGTTACCCAAAAGATTACTTATTAGTTTACCCAATTAAAGTAAACCAACAACGCGAAGTAGTTGAAGAAATAGTAGCAAGCCAAGCTGAATTAGAAAAAAAACAATTAGGCCTAGAGGCAGGCAGCAAACCAGAGCTTTTAACTGTTTTGGCAATGGCAGAAAAAACCAGTGCAGTGATTGTATGTAATGGCTACAAAGACAAAGAATATGTGCGTTTAGCGCTTATTGGCGAAAAGCTAGGCCACAAAGTTTACATAGTGCTTGAAAAGCTTTCTGAGCTCGACATGGTGCTTAGCCAAGCAAAAGCGCTAAATGTTAAACCACGTATTGGCATTCGTGTACGTTTAGCATCGCAAGGCAAAGGAAAGTGGCAAGCAAGTGGCGGCGAAAAATCTAAATTTGGTTTATCAGCGTCGCAAGTACTGCATGTAGTGAATCGTTTAAAAGACGCAGGCCAGCTTGATTTAATGCAACTTGTGCATTTTCACTTAGGCTCGCAAATGGCAAACATACGCGATGTGCGTTTAGGTGTAAGCGAGGCCGCGCGCTTTTATTGTGAGCTACGCAAATTAGGTGCAAGCATTGAGTGCTTAGATGTTGGGGGCGGTTTAGCTATTGATTACGATGGTACGCGCAGTCAATCTCATAACTCAATGAACTACAGCTTAGCTGAGTATGCAAATAACATTGTGTACACCATAGGCGATACTTGTAAGCAGTATGAGCAACCAATGCCGACTATTATTTCTGAGTCGGGGCGTGCACTAACGGCGCACCATGCTGTACTTATCTCAAACGTGATAGGCACAGAAAGCTACATACCAGAACAGCTAAAAGCGCCTGCAACAGATGCACCGCTTTTATTAAATAATATGTGGGCCTCGTTTGTGCAGTTAACCGATTTAACGGATGACCGCGCACTGATTGAAATTTATCACGATAGCCAAGGCGACCTAGCAGAGGCGCATAACCAGTTTGCACTTGGGCTTTTAGATTTAACGCAGCGTGCGTGGGCAGAGCAAGTTAACTTACGTATTTGTTATGAGCTTAACAAACACATGGATAACAAAAATCGTTTTCATCGCCCAATTATTGACGAGTTGAACGCGCGTTTAGCTGATAAGTTTTTTGTAAACTTTTCGCTTTTTCAATCATTGCCTGATGCGTGGGGGATTGATCAAGTGTTTCCGGTATTGCCATTAAGTGGCTTAACCGAAGCACCAAAAAAACGCGCTGTATTACTTGATATAACCTGTGATTCAGACGGCGCACTCGAGCACTATGTTGATGGCCAAGGCATTGAAAGCACATTGCCCGTGCCTGAGTACAGTGCCGATAAACCCTACCTAATGGGCTTTTTCTTAGTGGGTGCGTACCAAGAAATTTTAGGTGATATGCACAATTTATTTGGCGATACACACAGCGCCATTATCAATATGGATGAGCAAGGCGTTGCCAGTATTAGCGAAATAAATCAAGGCGATACGGTGGCCGATATGATGCGCTATGTGCATTTAGATGTTGAGAGCTTTCAGCAGTCGTACGCGCAGTTAGTGTCTGCAAAAATAGATAAAAATGAACAGCAAAGCGTTTTAGACGAGTTGCAAAACGGCCTTAATGGCTACACTTATTTAGAAGAGTTATAA